The stretch of DNA CCGAAGTATCAGCATCCTGATCTCCATCATCGTCTGCGACATCTTCATCTCCATCATCAGCATCAAGAAAGAATTTCTGCAAGCCACACAAAAGGTTGTAATGGTAAAACACTATGCAGAGGAAGTATATAAAGCGGGCAATTAATGAGATGTAATATCAGTTGCCTTTCAAAAGACTAGCAACAGAAGCACCCTGAAGGTGAAGACCTTACACATTTACATGCCAAATAGACGTGCTTTTTTGACCCTGGTGaatcaacaacaacaacaacaacaacaacaacaacttagccttttgtcccaagcaagttgggataggctagagatgaaacccacagaaaacaagaataagaaacacaaaaagcgcacaagccaaaggaagagttaggggttaaacaaaaagtaacaaaggtcacggttcaggtacgttaattgctaatctccaagcgctcctatccatagctaattccttagcgatattccactccttaaggtctctctttaAATATTTATATAAATATGGATTGCTGCATATCAATTTAAAAAAGCAACAGATCCAATCATAATACATGTGCAGTTAAAAGAATGGATAGGGGGCCTCTATTAGGATAGGGCAATGACTAAATTGCAACATATCATAACGAAGCTGCATAAGCCTCAACTATAGAACTTACATCTTCTTCAGTTATAGCTTCACCAGGAACTATGAGTGGTACAGGTGTGGGCCCCAACTCTTTCATGAGCATTTTGTGCCTTTCATCCGCAACTGCTTGAGCAAGAGCATCCTACAAATACCAACATAAACTGCATGAGACAAATTACTTTTCATCACTTTAAGTAAAAGGTGGAGGGTCCTCTTATACTGTCACCATTGTAAAAAATATCAACTGGGAATTAGAAACTACTGAGGAATAGGATACATTGAAAAGGCATCTGCAATTTCACAAAAAAAATATAACACATACTTGATGTGCTTCGAATGGAGGATTAAATGAGCATCCTGGGGCCTCAACTTCAACAGCAGGAATCACTGATGTAGTAGACCTCTGTAAGTAGAAATACAAATAGAAAAACAAACACTTAGTTGGGCCACAAAAAATGTGCTGAAGCCACCAAGTTCAGCATTCCAAAAACAGATTTCTGTATGCATAATAAAACATCATATAGTTTGCACATGCAATTTCACATGCTTTCAGATGCAAACATTAGTGGGCATTAAGGAGCCTTTCATCACCTTTTTGGCCTTGGTATCTCCATTACCATCCCCAGCCCATATGTCAAGGTTCTTTTCAGCAGAATCATCTTCCTGTGGAAAAGACAATCCCACCATTAGCAAGCTGGACAGAAAAACAGAAAACAAGTCACACTCATTTCAAATGGTCAATACCATGGGGACACTTTTCTCTCCATGTGTCTCCTGCAATTCCTTCTTCTTTGCcttcttcttatccttcttgCTCACCACAGAAGATGGGATTGGCTGTACAAATGGGTTCCGCTTCAACAAACTCTCATGGTAAAGAACCTTCTCTCTCTTCTTCTCGATCTTCCTTTTGGCAGGAATATCTGAAAGCAGTAATCAAATTTCAGCTATGCCAGGAATGCATTAGCAGGAAAAGCACTAAGTTACACATGTGGCAACAGAAACAGCAAATAACGCTAACTTTAGACACATGTAATCAAGTAGATATGCTTTAAACTCCAATCCTAAGCTATTGTATCAATCCCATTACTGATATGAACCACCTGGTCATGAAGATTAAAGGGGCCTGGTTATTAAGTATTACACACGCGGGTCTCAAATTTGAAGATTGGCAAGTCATCATATCGTAAACATCTACTGAGCGATTTAAAATCCGACGTCATGAATTATTCCGGTGCGTTACACTGTTTTTTTAGCAAGCAAACTTTAACGGTGTTGCATCCCAAAAGAAATTTAGCTCTCCATCAGAAATTAACACGATAATCCTGAACCTGAAACCGAACGGGAGGAGAAGTCAGTGGCGGCGTAAGGGGACGGGGTGACCTTTGATTGTTGTGTCGGTGGCGCTGGCTGCCGAATTGGAGGCGGCGGGCTTGTCGACGTAGAAAAGGGAAtcagaggggagcgaggggatggcgccggcgccggcgtggGCGTCGTGCGTCTGCTTCTCGAAGAAGTCGTCGATGTCATCAGTGCTGATGTTGGCGCGCCACGCCTTCTTCCCCTTCCGCGATCCCTTCGACGCTTtccccatcgccgccgccgctctcgttCACTCGCACGCTGTGGAGGGAAAGGAAGCCGCCGGTAGAGGAGGGCGGGGGAGGTTTGGGGAGATGAGGGAGTTCTGGTGGGGAGCTAGGGTTTCTGCTGGTCTCGGCGGGGTCACTGGCAGGTGGGCCTAAATGTTGGGGGCCCATTTATCCATTGACGATGGGTCGGTGCAAATGTTCCATCCGCAGAGGCGGCAGAGCAACAGAATTGCATCCCTAAGAGAGAAAAAAACTGAAAATTGTATCCATAAGCACTCAAGTTTTCTTGGGTTTTAAGAAGTTTTGTTGGTTTTTTATGTTTTAAAAAACCATTTACACTCATTTTAAGTACTTCCTCCGTCCACAAAGAAATGCAACTCTCACTTCCTGAGAAGTCAAATAATTTCAGTTTGATCAGATTCATAAAAAATACTAACATTTATGTCTCCAAATAAATTTAGTATTAAAATATATTACACGATTAATATAATAATACTTATTTCgtaatatataattatatttattttgtaatataaatattaatactatttaatataaatttggtcaaacttgAAATTATTTGAACTTCTTGGAAAGCAAGAGTTGCATTTTTTTTACGGAGGGAGTAGATGATGACATAACTTTTTTGAAGAGAGCTCCTTTTGGCGCTTGGATATTCAAAGCAAACACAGATTTGACCATAAATTTCTAATGTCGTATTACTCCTTCCGTGCACAAATATTTGTACTTGATTACTAAATTTGGTCAAACATTTGAACTGTAGCCATTAATAGTTTTGAAATATATAATTTGAAAAAAATGAAAACTGCAGGTGTAAATTTCTCTTGTAACGAAGTATATCATACATGTTAGGTATAATAATAACTATATTCTAATAAAAAGGTAGCAGTAAGTTAAAATTAAAGTGGCCGTAAAAGATTAAACTGCCTCAGGTTATCATGCATTCGTGTGGCCAATCTAAATTGCTTCTAAAATAACCATGGAAAGGCATAGACGGCTTTGTACATCATGTGCACCAGTAGAACCTGGATAAGCGTTTCCCAAAGTTTgataacaaaaaaaaatgtaGGCACGATAATAGAATTAAGGAAAGAACCACCACGTGTATATCCATAATCGTAACCCGCACTTTAAGTTTAAAAAATAACGAAATTTAAGTTTGACGGAGTTACAAATTCTTGCCAACATGTTCATACAGTATAGTACTAATCCTAGACTTCAGAAGCCTGATGGTACTTCTAGAACGTAACCCTGCTATCTAGTCTACAGGGATGTTCCATTCTCAATGGAGTTAATCAGACAAACCCATCAAGGGCATTAGAACGACGGACGCCCTTTTGAGTCCGACGACGAATTGAAGTGGCTTGACCTTTTTCTTCCAAGGGTCTTCCATGTGAAACTGTTTCCCTTCTGTAAACCACTGGTGATGACTTCATCTTCCCCATCATCTTCAGTCTCCTCTTTGCTGTATGATGACACTCCAGCCCTTCCTTTGTCAGGTGTCCACGACGGGTTGCTTGCACCATCTGCGCTGTTCTCCAGAGATCTAGGCCTCTTCCTCCTTTCACTAAAATCCACTTCTGGTATGTCAGGTAAAATAGAGGTCCTCTTCGCTCTTGGAGTAATCTTTGGAATATCCTCAAATCCTTCATCAGATTTCATCCACTGATCACCAAAAGAGTCTGAATAGACAACCTCCTTCCTTCGCCTCTTTGAACCAACTGAAATATTCTGGAATTCATCTGCCACGGTCCTCTTGGTTGTGGTTTCATTATTGGCAAACACCCAATCTGGAACCTCATTTCCGTCCATAAGTCTAGATTTGTAGTTTTCTCTTTGCCTCCTTTCCTCATCCATCTTCTCGAACAACCAGAACTCTTCATCATTTCGAGCAGCCAAACGATTTATCTCACGCTCACTGGGGATATCAGTTCCCAGTGAACTTGTGCCTCTCCTGAGGATCTCCTGCAACAATGCTCGCCTGTCCTGTGCTGTAGTGGGAATGAACATGAAAATATATCATAAATTACAATACAATGTTTACATGAAGAAAGGAACTGGAGTGTTCAAACTCACCAGTGGAAGTTGTGTTAAACAGGCCAGCCTGGATAACTTTTGCATCAATACCCATCTTCTGTTTTGCGCGGTCCAAGATCTCTTCTTCAATTGAACCAACACTAACAAGAACAAATACACGCACTTCATTCTTTTGTCCAATACGATGGGCACGGTCTTCAGCCTGCTGGTCCATTTGAGGGTTCCAGTCACTATCAAAGATAATGACAGTGTCTGCAGTCTGCAAGTTTAATCCAAGGCCTCCGGCACGTGTGCTGAGGAGGAACATGAAATATTCTGAATCCTTCTTATTAAAATCTGCCAGTAACCTTCCTCGTTCTTCAGTCTTCGTGGATCCATCAAGCCTCATGTACTTGAAATTGTACATTTGCAAATACACTTCTAAAACGTCAAGCAGTTTTGTCATCTGAGAGAAAAGCAGAACCCTATGGCCAGCTCTCTGCAGTTTCGGAAGTAGACGATCAAGCAATTCAAACTTTCCTGATGCTCTAACAATTTCCTCCCGCTGATACATGTTATAATGCTCTACAAATAGGTAAGGATGGTTGCAACACTTCCTAAGCTGCATTGACAGATTTTGCAGAGCCTTTGATCTGAGCCCTGCACGCATGAGCATGAACAAGTAATGAGCACATTACTCACGCAAAACACATGGAAAATTAAAATGGAACTGCAAGTGTGATACAACATGAAGATTATGTACTAAATCAACTAGCAACACAGACATATCCAAATTTGCACCAGCGTTATAATTGCTTTATGCACTGCTCCATCAAGATCAGGTGAAAAATTAAAAATCTTATTTCGCTCAGAAATATATTTTCATGGGGGGAAGGATTAGTAGTACAAGGGCATACCAGATCCTAGCGCAACCCTTTCCCTGCTTGTGACTTGTTCGTAGTATGCTTTTTGCCAAGCAGACATGTCACACTTGAGAATTACTTGTGTTTTCACAGGGAGATATTTTTCCACTTCAtctttcttcctcctcagcAAAAATGGACGCAAAACCTGGGTAAAAACAAAGGATGCAATGAATAAATTTAAATGTTCCCccaatatcaatttaatttttCACACACTTTATGTGCTGCCACCTCACCAGATCTTGACCAAAAAGATGATGATGCAAGTGGAGGATCACGTGGCAACATGTATGGAGTTAAAAGAACTGAATGACTGGAGGGAATGAATAGGGGGCAGCACTACTCACTTGATGTAAACGATGTATGATTAGTAGTTGTTCCTCGTCATTAAGGCTGACATCACATGCAAATGGTGCATTGAACCATTCCTCAAAATTCTGGGATGAATTAAAAATATTGGGCAGAATAAAGTTTAGCAAAGACCACAGTTCTTGTAGGCTGTTTTGGATTGGAGTGCCAGTTAAAAGTAGCCTGCGGCGGATCTGATAGCTGTAAATAAAGTATCAGCAATATGTAAGCATAATTTTCAAAAGGTCCAGATAAATTAATTTACTATCATTACGAAAAAAACAAATAGGTCAATGGCCATCACTAAATAATGAACAAGGTTGACACATGAATGGCAAAATGGAAGTAGGCAACTATCCATGGAAAGAAAATGGTACTCAAATATGATGGAAAGCAGGTGTCTCAATCTACTACTACAAAAACTTTGTAAGTTATATTTGGTAAATTTCGTATAGTACCAAACTAATTTAATGATTAGCAATAAAGCTAGTGATAAAATCATTGCATTTACATAAAGTATCATAACAATTTAATCAATTTAGCCATTTAGCCATTTTTTGGACCAACAATTTAATCAATTATAAGCTGGCTCTAAACACTATCCAATCAATACAATGACTTATTCACTCAGCTACCGCCTTCTTCAGGAAAGGCAGAAGGTATGCCTATGTGATAAACCACAAAGACAAGATGTTTGAGATCCATCTGTGAAATGATACAAGGTGCAGACCCATTATGACGACATATGAGAAAAAGTTATGTGTAACTGGCTGAGAAAACTAGTTTAATGATTGTTATCGCAAGGTTACGAGACCTGGCACTAAATATGAAATTTGAAGTTCTTCACATTTTCAGTGGCTGGTATGTCAAGTGGTTTATAGGCCAATGTGTCAACGATCAAAAAGACATTACAGGTAACCAGAGCCATCCCCAGATAATAATTGAGTGGCACATGTCAACCAAAGCTACACAGTAGCAAAATTATGAATAAAGATTTTACCCGGAAACTAGTGTGCGAGCAAGAGCACATTCATGGTTTTTCAGACGATGTCCTTCATCAACTATCAAATAATGCCAGTGAACCTTCTTTAGGAACTTCTTATCTTTCAGTATCAAATCATAATGCGTGAGCAAAACATTAAATTGCAGTCCATGTACATCAAAATTCTTATCCCTTAGAGCCCTCCGCTCATCTGGACGACCATCATACAGAATTGTCGCAATGCTGCAACAGACAAGCATGTTGCATTAGGGTGGCTTTGATACAAAGTAGAATGGAAAATGCATCACGAATTTTGATGATACAGACTCCAATGAAACAATACCTGGGAGCCCAAGTTTTGAATTCATTCGACCAATTTGGTAATACTGCTTTTGGAGCAATTATTAAGTGTGGCCCTGGGACCTCTTTCTTTTCCAACAGATAAGCAATCAAAGCTATGGTCTGAATTGTCTTTCCCAGACCCATTTCATCAGCCAGAATCCCATTCAAATTGTTGTTAAATAAAGAAAGCATCCATTGGAGACCCTCTAGTTGATATGGCCTTAATTCCCCACCTTCGAGAGCTGATGGTTGTTCTGTTACCTGTAAATGCAAAGAACAGAGAGAAACATTAGATTTACTAGAATTACCCAGAATCACATATTGTACTATGGGTTTGCAAAATAAAAGGACGATGTCAAATTAACGAATACAAGATTAGCCACAACATTAGTCTGAATTCCAATGAAAAACATATCTGGAATCAATTAGCAATTGTCgttttttatttttatacctTTGAAAGTATTATATTAGTTTTACAACTAGAAAGAAACAGTCAAAATCATTTAATGCAAAACAAAAATATTAGTCCCCCATATAATATACCACAATTACAAGAGATTGAATAAGGAGGTAATAGTTCCCCGTATAATTTATTTAAATCCGCGCATTATCTACTACTAGTAGCAATGCTCTCCCTTGCTATTTTCCCAAAATAACAGTACCTACCATCATTTAAGATCCAAATTAAGTACATTGCCAGCGAACACATAAGTTGTTTAATAATTATGGCCAACACTCTCACGGTGCAACTGGTCAGCCGAACACGCCAGAGAAGCGATTCGCTGAGCCAGCCTGGGTTCGAGTCACAGCACAAGCTTCTTAAGATGAAAATCAGGGGGACGTCTCTCCCCCTGGTcgagtttttttttttcttaATAATTATGGCTATGAATATGATGATCAATAAATCTGCGTGCATCGTAAACTTTGGGTGCCAATACACCCAGCATGGCACAGAAAAAGTTCAATAAATGGATAGTGAAACTTTGTTCTACCTTCTCTTCAATTGAATGGACAGTAAAATCAAGTCTACGCCCTGCATTGAATTTATTTTCATCTGCAGAACCAGGAAGTTCTGCATCATCATCTGAAGGAGACTCCTCAGGTGATTCATTCTTGATGTCTGAGATTTGTGAATCAGATTCGGACTCTTTTGGTACTTCATTTCCTTCTGGCTGACTAACGTGCTCCGCATCTTTTTGTCGCTGTACAGCTTTCCCAATTCCTTCAAGAAGTTCATTTGTTTTGTCAAGGAGCATTTTCAGGCGTTCATTCTTGCTCTCCTCAACCATCCTCATATATGCTTCCTGATCACCGATTTTCAGAAGATTCAATCTATTTTTCTCCTGCCGTGAGATACGTTGACGTGCCCGAACATGCCATGCCTACATTTAGCAAGTAAAAGGGCTCTTAAGTGCTATTGCACATCTAGAACATGAGTATCTCTAGGATAAAATCATATTACAAAATAGTAATGGCATTTACTCTGAAAGGAAATGCAATCATGTGCTAACaaatagaaaaaaaaacagTGCACTATTTTCTAAATACTTCACTTCTCTTCTCCAAATTGGAATATATGTTGCATCAAAATCTTCACCTTTCGTAATCTCAAGGAGCATAAAAATATTGTTGAAATGCAATCATAGTTTACTCTGCCACCATTTCAGATGGATGAACAGATAGGGTCCTAAATCATACCTGAACTCCATCATTCCGCTGCTTTCTTTGTTTGAATGTAGTTGCTAATTGCACCTGGTGTTCCCTAGAAGCATTGAGAATTTCTGTAAAAAACTTCCTCTTCCTTATATCTGCCTGAATTTTTTCTTCCTCTTCGAGTCTTGACATCCTCTAAAGTTTGAAAGTACCAACATTGTAATCATGATTTGAGCTGTATATAAACTAGCAAACCTAATTATCAGAAGATATATGACACAAACCTCTGTGAATCTCTTTTTGCGGTGAACATCATCAGCATCCATTAAAAAGCTATCTCCTATCCCATACATGGCAAAAGGATATCGTATCCGCATCATCCCCCAGTCAAACAGTTGCCTTTCAGGATATGCACATTTCTT from Panicum hallii strain FIL2 chromosome 3, PHallii_v3.1, whole genome shotgun sequence encodes:
- the LOC112887408 gene encoding ribosome biogenesis protein NOP53 isoform X1, with amino-acid sequence MGKASKGSRKGKKAWRANISTDDIDDFFEKQTHDAHAGAGAIPSLPSDSLFYVDKPAASNSAASATDTTIKDIPAKRKIEKKREKVLYHESLLKRNPFVQPIPSSVVSKKDKKKAKKKELQETHGEKSVPMEDDSAEKNLDIWAGDGNGDTKAKKRSTTSVIPAVEVEAPGCSFNPPFEAHQDALAQAVADERHKMLMKELGPTPVPLIVPGEAITEEDKFFLDADDGDEDVADDDGDQDADTSVGQRKNKTKKVTRVEMNKRARRKERLRAEAEAKKMENISKEIDSLPNIIDEIAKEDEEKEKRRIRRTVVKQERLKSGPPRLGRHKFEPAPVQVLLTEEISGSLRKLKGCCNLTRDRYKSIEKRGILAPSKRIRKTSSCFPTLSTKLLYIMKGSPYG
- the LOC112887408 gene encoding ribosome biogenesis protein NOP53 isoform X2 yields the protein MGKASKGSRKGKKAWRANISTDDIDDFFEKQTHDAHAGAGAIPSLPSDSLFYVDKPAASNSAASATDTTIKDIPAKRKIEKKREKVLYHESLLKRNPFVQPIPSSVVSKKDKKKAKKKELQETHGEKSVPMEDDSAEKNLDIWAGDGNGDTKAKKRSTTSVIPAVEVEAPGCSFNPPFEAHQDALAQAVADERHKMLMKELGPTPVPLIVPGEAITEEDKFFLDADDGDEDVADDDGDQDADTSVGQRKNKTKKVTRVEMNKRARRKERLRAEAEAKKMENISKEIDSLPNIIDEIAKEDEEKEKRRIRRTVVKQERLKSGPPRLGRHKFEPAPVQVLLTEEISGSLRKLKGCCNLTRDRYKSIEKRGILAPSKRISKRR
- the LOC112884975 gene encoding probable ATP-dependent DNA helicase CHR12 codes for the protein MAASVDAAVAVAPPASSSAVDEAGGAVEQARTLIGALNLLSRNLPLPPDVLRAVSSIYHDGGAGDGEGEVGEAEKEGDEEMAAADAAEEGCAEGADDGAAEGATLIEELEDAIFKNQRMPVSYSELAALKEGRFNASIQHRLAELEGLPSTRGEDLQMKCLLELYGLKLLDLQKKVRSDISAEYWLHKKCAYPERQLFDWGMMRIRYPFAMYGIGDSFLMDADDVHRKKRFTERMSRLEEEEKIQADIRKRKFFTEILNASREHQVQLATTFKQRKQRNDGVQAWHVRARQRISRQEKNRLNLLKIGDQEAYMRMVEESKNERLKMLLDKTNELLEGIGKAVQRQKDAEHVSQPEGNEVPKESESDSQISDIKNESPEESPSDDDAELPGSADENKFNAGRRLDFTVHSIEEKVTEQPSALEGGELRPYQLEGLQWMLSLFNNNLNGILADEMGLGKTIQTIALIAYLLEKKEVPGPHLIIAPKAVLPNWSNEFKTWAPSIATILYDGRPDERRALRDKNFDVHGLQFNVLLTHYDLILKDKKFLKKVHWHYLIVDEGHRLKNHECALARTLVSGYQIRRRLLLTGTPIQNSLQELWSLLNFILPNIFNSSQNFEEWFNAPFACDVSLNDEEQLLIIHRLHQVLRPFLLRRKKDEVEKYLPVKTQVILKCDMSAWQKAYYEQVTSRERVALGSGLRSKALQNLSMQLRKCCNHPYLFVEHYNMYQREEIVRASGKFELLDRLLPKLQRAGHRVLLFSQMTKLLDVLEVYLQMYNFKYMRLDGSTKTEERGRLLADFNKKDSEYFMFLLSTRAGGLGLNLQTADTVIIFDSDWNPQMDQQAEDRAHRIGQKNEVRVFVLVSVGSIEEEILDRAKQKMGIDAKVIQAGLFNTTSTAQDRRALLQEILRRGTSSLGTDIPSEREINRLAARNDEEFWLFEKMDEERRQRENYKSRLMDGNEVPDWVFANNETTTKRTVADEFQNISVGSKRRRKEVVYSDSFGDQWMKSDEGFEDIPKITPRAKRTSILPDIPEVDFSERRKRPRSLENSADGASNPSWTPDKGRAGVSSYSKEETEDDGEDEVITSGLQKGNSFTWKTLGRKRSSHFNSSSDSKGRPSF